The following are encoded together in the Desulfovibrio desulfuricans DSM 642 genome:
- a CDS encoding HdeA/HdeB family chaperone produces the protein MKKYMLAALTVFMLGAAPFAAHAAEQDVAKITCKDFLADKQNISMMVMWIDGYMSGKSGNTSISDQWMEKLGTHLGTYCAKNPAKTIMDAIEAVPE, from the coding sequence ATGAAAAAGTATATGTTGGCTGCACTGACTGTTTTTATGCTGGGCGCTGCTCCCTTTGCAGCACATGCAGCAGAACAGGATGTGGCAAAAATCACCTGCAAGGACTTTCTGGCTGACAAGCAGAACATAAGCATGATGGTGATGTGGATTGACGGTTACATGAGCGGCAAAAGCGGCAATACCTCCATCAGCGATCAGTGGATGGAAAAGCTGGGCACCCACCTGGGCACCTATTGCGCGAAAAATCCTGCCAAAACCATTATGGACGCCATCGAAGCCGTACCCGAATAG
- a CDS encoding tetratricopeptide repeat protein, with translation MRNAPGWGTGQAAHSPVCSAKSCTSLEQVYEQAQRGDAESQLWLARQYESGSCGLCKDDPLAVVWLKKAAEADRAEAQFALGMRCFFGLGVPQNLEQAVLLLHKAAQQGHAEAQYRLAGCLEDGLGVNADKAAAVYWYSMSAALGYPQAQNMLGILCSKGTGMPRDAHAAASWFMRAAVQGYATAQYNLARSYETGDGLDNDREKALYWYGKAARQGDADAQARLDAF, from the coding sequence ATGCGGAATGCCCCTGGCTGGGGAACGGGGCAAGCCGCCCACTCTCCAGTATGCTCCGCCAAATCGTGCACCAGCCTGGAGCAGGTCTATGAGCAGGCGCAGCGCGGCGATGCCGAGTCCCAGCTCTGGCTTGCCCGGCAGTATGAGAGTGGCTCGTGCGGCCTGTGCAAGGATGACCCCCTGGCTGTGGTCTGGTTAAAAAAAGCGGCAGAAGCAGATCGGGCAGAAGCGCAGTTTGCGCTGGGGATGCGCTGCTTTTTCGGTCTTGGTGTACCGCAGAATCTTGAACAGGCGGTGCTCCTGTTGCACAAGGCCGCGCAACAGGGGCATGCCGAAGCTCAATACAGGCTTGCAGGCTGTCTTGAGGATGGCTTGGGGGTAAACGCAGACAAGGCCGCAGCCGTGTATTGGTACAGTATGTCTGCCGCACTTGGTTACCCCCAGGCGCAAAACATGCTTGGCATTCTTTGCAGCAAGGGCACAGGCATGCCGCGCGATGCGCATGCCGCCGCCAGCTGGTTTATGCGGGCGGCGGTACAGGGCTATGCAACCGCCCAGTATAACCTTGCGCGCAGCTATGAGACCGGGGACGGCCTGGACAATGACAGGGAAAAAGCCCTTTACTGGTATGGTAAGGCCGCCCGGCAGGGCGATGCTGACGCGCAGGCCCGTCTTGATGCCTTTTGA
- a CDS encoding clostripain-related cysteine peptidase — translation MLLLFACPYGARAEETWAVYWYLCGSNLESEDGAASADLAELLKARLPDNVKVVIQTGGASKWHRPGISPKNIGRYLYHKGKLEQVAKLPQASMGDEKTLTSFLAFCKENYSADHQVFIFWDHGGGSIGGVANDENYAFDALSLKEINNSFRQVHTASVARPPFEIIGFDACLMATLDTASAVSGFARYMVASQEVEPANGWQYTEWVNALGANTSISPEALGKAICDTYLDGCNEAETAGNATLSLVDLARIPFVNLAYNALGLEAVSLAMDDDSFYAAYGRQAKASENYVNSRSEGYTNMVDLGSLVRRLKTALPEFAPYFLDALGEAVVYSVHGPYRSPSGLSCYYPFDGGKAGFSSMMRAGNITTFLVLSGLQLGFLDTDSAVKHLERISADISAALEQEENNPEGTPAPVAPLPLPAPQAQGSAQSLWAPLQSGLSAILGGQSADGQSPGSVAALLGQAASAVVASVVPLGPLDITALEDFEVTVGDGGEALLNLGPERVKFLDSVQFYLAYYSIEDNLIMLLGKDADMEADWAEGVFKDNFQGKWAALNDHLVFLEITHQDDGVNHYVVPIKLNGVRCNLIVVYDFGEKEYKILGARRVQEGEMTDKALIRLKAGDKVTTILLAMHMDDEDGEFQEVEVDTFTLGKKVVFSDTDMGDGQFMFMFEMTDVQNNAATSQIVTIEVKDGMAVYSN, via the coding sequence ATGTTGCTGCTCTTTGCCTGCCCCTATGGAGCCCGTGCGGAAGAAACGTGGGCTGTGTACTGGTATCTTTGCGGCAGCAACCTTGAGTCAGAAGACGGCGCGGCCTCTGCCGATCTGGCAGAGCTGCTCAAGGCTCGCCTGCCGGATAATGTAAAGGTGGTCATTCAGACCGGGGGGGCCAGCAAGTGGCACAGGCCCGGCATCAGCCCCAAAAACATCGGCCGCTACCTTTACCACAAAGGAAAACTTGAACAGGTGGCAAAGCTGCCGCAGGCAAGCATGGGGGATGAAAAAACGCTGACCTCCTTTCTTGCCTTTTGCAAAGAAAACTACAGCGCAGATCATCAGGTTTTCATTTTTTGGGATCACGGCGGCGGCAGCATCGGCGGCGTAGCCAATGACGAGAATTATGCATTTGACGCCCTGTCACTCAAGGAAATCAATAATTCCTTCAGGCAGGTACATACGGCCTCTGTTGCCCGCCCGCCATTTGAAATCATCGGCTTTGACGCCTGCCTGATGGCTACGCTGGACACAGCCAGCGCGGTAAGCGGTTTTGCCCGGTACATGGTGGCCTCGCAAGAGGTGGAGCCAGCCAACGGCTGGCAGTATACGGAATGGGTGAACGCTCTTGGGGCAAACACATCCATAAGCCCGGAGGCGTTGGGCAAGGCTATCTGCGATACCTATCTTGACGGCTGTAACGAGGCGGAGACAGCAGGAAACGCCACGCTTTCGCTTGTTGACCTTGCCAGGATTCCGTTCGTTAACCTTGCCTACAACGCGCTCGGCCTTGAAGCTGTTTCCCTCGCCATGGATGACGACAGCTTTTACGCCGCCTACGGCAGGCAGGCCAAGGCCTCTGAAAACTACGTGAACTCGCGTTCGGAAGGCTACACCAATATGGTGGACCTTGGTTCCCTTGTGCGGCGGCTGAAAACGGCCTTGCCCGAGTTTGCTCCGTATTTTCTGGATGCTCTGGGCGAAGCGGTGGTCTATTCGGTTCACGGCCCCTACCGGTCGCCTTCCGGCCTGTCCTGCTACTATCCGTTTGACGGCGGCAAGGCTGGTTTTTCCAGCATGATGCGGGCGGGCAACATCACCACCTTTCTGGTTCTGAGCGGGCTTCAACTGGGTTTTCTGGATACGGACAGCGCCGTAAAACACCTTGAACGCATCTCTGCGGATATTTCTGCCGCCCTTGAACAGGAAGAAAACAACCCTGAAGGAACACCGGCCCCTGTCGCACCATTGCCTCTGCCCGCGCCCCAGGCGCAGGGGAGTGCCCAATCCTTGTGGGCGCCATTGCAATCAGGCTTGTCAGCCATCCTTGGCGGGCAGAGTGCTGACGGTCAATCCCCAGGCAGCGTTGCGGCTTTGCTGGGGCAGGCAGCCAGCGCCGTTGTGGCCTCGGTGGTTCCTCTGGGGCCGCTGGATATCACCGCGCTTGAGGATTTTGAGGTAACAGTCGGCGATGGAGGCGAGGCGCTGCTCAATCTTGGTCCCGAGCGCGTCAAATTTCTGGATAGCGTACAGTTTTACCTTGCTTACTACAGCATTGAAGACAACCTGATCATGCTGCTGGGCAAGGATGCAGATATGGAAGCTGACTGGGCCGAAGGTGTGTTCAAGGATAATTTTCAGGGAAAGTGGGCTGCCCTGAACGACCATCTGGTGTTCCTTGAGATCACGCATCAGGATGATGGGGTAAACCACTATGTTGTGCCCATCAAACTGAACGGAGTGCGTTGCAACCTTATTGTCGTCTATGATTTTGGGGAAAAGGAATACAAAATCCTCGGGGCTCGCCGTGTGCAAGAAGGCGAAATGACCGACAAGGCGCTTATCAGGCTTAAGGCTGGCGACAAGGTGACCACAATCCTTCTCGCCATGCACATGGATGACGAAGACGGAGAGTTTCAGGAGGTGGAGGTGGATACCTTTACCCTTGGTAAAAAAGTTGTTTTTTCAGATACGGACATGGGCGACGGGCAGTTTATGTTCATGTTTGAAATGACAGATGTGCAGAACAATGCCGCCACATCGCAAATCGTCACCATTGAAGTGAAGGATGGCATGGCCGTTTACAGCAACTGA
- a CDS encoding HD domain-containing protein, whose product MSESKSNNGDFPAMDVSADRLDRLADFFNEVGMLRHTPRTGYAFLGTGQENVAEHSYRVSVMGYVLARMCDMDPARVTYLCLFHDLHEARTGDLNYVNHRYAQCQARKALEDCVDGTGLEDDVLPLWDELAEEASREAILAHDADQLDLICNLKAELDKGNAFAAQWLESAVKRLRSPAAQQVAEAVLRADHNRWWYGQVEREWWVRRGR is encoded by the coding sequence ATGAGTGAATCCAAGAGCAACAACGGTGATTTCCCGGCTATGGACGTGAGCGCGGATCGGCTTGACCGGCTTGCGGATTTTTTTAACGAAGTCGGCATGCTGCGGCACACGCCCCGCACGGGATACGCCTTTCTGGGCACCGGGCAGGAGAACGTGGCCGAACATTCCTACCGTGTGAGCGTCATGGGCTATGTGCTGGCCCGTATGTGCGATATGGATCCGGCGCGGGTGACGTATCTTTGCCTGTTCCATGATTTGCACGAGGCGCGCACGGGCGATCTGAACTACGTGAACCACCGCTATGCGCAGTGCCAGGCCCGCAAGGCGCTGGAAGACTGCGTGGACGGAACCGGGCTGGAGGATGACGTGTTGCCCCTCTGGGACGAGCTGGCGGAAGAAGCCAGCCGTGAGGCCATTCTGGCGCACGATGCCGACCAGCTTGATCTTATCTGCAACCTCAAGGCCGAACTGGACAAGGGCAATGCCTTTGCCGCCCAGTGGCTGGAAAGCGCGGTAAAGCGTCTGCGCAGCCCTGCGGCGCAGCAGGTGGCAGAGGCTGTGCTGCGTGCGGATCACAACCGCTGGTGGTATGGGCAGGTTGAGCGGGAATGGTGGGTGCGGCGAGGTCGCTAA
- the argB gene encoding acetylglutamate kinase: MKNATVVIKYGGHAMDKPELSSAFAADLAQLTEQGMGLVVVHGGGPQISALLKRLNIESHFVDGLRVTDAATMEAVEMVLCGQVNKTVVNEFTSQGVRAAGISGRDGGLLRARVKNPALGLVGTVEAVDPALPRCLLEGGFVPVVAPVASGPGGEALNINADTAAGALAGAIGAEYFVLISDVPGVLDADGRIIPSLNRTEIQNLREAGVITGGMIPKVEACLNALDAGCQRALILDGRSPSSLRRYLLDDAPLGTVVAN; encoded by the coding sequence ATGAAAAACGCTACAGTCGTTATCAAATACGGCGGACACGCCATGGACAAGCCCGAACTCAGTTCGGCCTTTGCCGCAGACCTTGCGCAGCTTACCGAACAGGGCATGGGCCTTGTGGTGGTGCACGGCGGCGGCCCGCAGATTTCTGCCCTGCTCAAACGCCTGAACATTGAAAGCCACTTTGTGGACGGCCTGCGCGTTACCGATGCCGCCACCATGGAAGCTGTTGAAATGGTGCTCTGCGGGCAGGTGAACAAGACCGTGGTCAACGAATTTACAAGCCAGGGCGTGCGCGCTGCGGGCATTTCAGGCCGCGACGGCGGGCTGTTGCGCGCAAGGGTAAAGAATCCCGCCCTCGGTTTGGTGGGTACAGTGGAAGCTGTGGATCCAGCCCTGCCCCGCTGCCTGCTGGAAGGAGGCTTTGTGCCCGTTGTGGCCCCTGTGGCCTCCGGCCCGGGCGGCGAAGCCCTGAACATCAATGCCGACACCGCCGCAGGCGCGCTGGCAGGGGCCATCGGCGCGGAATATTTTGTACTGATCTCTGATGTGCCCGGCGTGCTGGATGCTGACGGAAGGATTATTCCCAGCCTGAACCGCACGGAAATCCAGAACCTGCGTGAGGCGGGCGTTATCACCGGGGGCATGATCCCCAAGGTGGAAGCCTGCCTCAACGCCCTGGACGCTGGCTGCCAGCGCGCGCTCATTCTTGACGGGCGTTCGCCTTCAAGCCTGCGCCGCTACCTGCTTGACGATGCCCCGCTAGGCACCGTGGTCGCCAACTAG